One genomic region from Sphingobacterium sp. UGAL515B_05 encodes:
- a CDS encoding TIM-barrel domain-containing protein yields the protein MRNLTYALSGLMLFAIVQQGFSQANKAHYEKMPSGIKVSFKNSETSIDQDIYLDVVTDKIVRVTAVPAGAALPGQTSLVIVDSLRRQVKSLAVSSTDSTVNVQTANMQAVVSLMNGKVEFFDLKGQSIFKEAKRNSSSFLANSYQGDAFYHINQDFIVNAEEGIYGLGQHQNAVMNYNRGKQVSLLQYNTEIGIPFLLSTNNYGILWHNYSITKAGDVRPLLPLNAFKLQSKEGEPGWLTATYVNRNKGEEVYLSRPESIIDYGYLTDQHKFPKGVNLAESKVIYAGSFSSPYTGKHVLHFKYSGYMKVWIDGEQVADRWRQSWNAGTFEIERDLQKDKIHQIRMEWIPDGGESYFTLNWQSPIPEARKNVFSFNSEAGDAIDYYFVQGASMDEVIAGYRHLSGKAPIMPLWSFGFWQSRERYKTQAEIEAVAAEFRKRKIPIDNIVQDWSYWAENDWGSQKFDVKRFPDPQAMVKKLHDQHFKIMISAWPKINEESSVYQEFKANKWIYPRNIYDGRKDWIGKGYTSTFYDPFNKAARDGFWKLLDNNLFKIGIDAWWMDASEPDIHSNIDLDERKSVFQPSIGSSVRYYNAFPLQNAKGIYEGQRETDPNKRVFILTRSFFAGQQRYAAAAWSGDIASRWHDMKDQIAGGINFSMSGTPYWTMDAGGFLVENRFHKPNAADLEEWRELNSRWYQYGAFLPLFRAHGQYPYREPYNIAPVDHPAYKSMTYAINLRYKLLAYNYSLAAKTFFEDYSMIRGLAMDFPQDKDGFQSNDQYLWGPSLLISPVTEKGATSRKIHFPKGASWYDLYSGKMVAGGQDLVVAAPYERIPVYVRAGAIVPIGPVMQYTAEKKSDVLDLYIYAGANGQFSLYEDEGSNYNYEKGKYSRIDFSYDNSAQILSLASRQGDFDGMLTKRKFNIIFVSDSNAVGLDVSSAKSTVVTYTGKALQVKLK from the coding sequence ATGCGCAACTTAACGTACGCTTTAAGTGGTTTGATGCTCTTCGCAATCGTACAGCAGGGATTTAGCCAAGCCAATAAAGCTCATTATGAAAAAATGCCTTCTGGTATTAAGGTCAGCTTCAAAAATTCGGAGACCTCCATTGATCAGGATATTTATTTGGATGTCGTGACCGACAAGATTGTGCGTGTCACAGCTGTTCCGGCTGGTGCAGCCTTACCGGGACAAACAAGCTTAGTGATCGTCGATTCACTGCGCCGGCAAGTAAAATCACTCGCGGTAAGCTCGACCGACTCGACGGTAAATGTACAAACAGCCAATATGCAGGCAGTGGTTTCTTTGATGAATGGTAAAGTGGAATTTTTTGATCTTAAGGGGCAATCCATCTTTAAAGAAGCAAAGCGGAATTCAAGTTCTTTCTTAGCCAATAGTTATCAAGGTGATGCATTTTATCACATTAACCAAGACTTTATTGTCAATGCTGAAGAAGGGATCTATGGACTCGGCCAACATCAGAATGCGGTGATGAATTATAACCGCGGAAAACAGGTTTCGTTGCTGCAATATAATACAGAAATCGGAATACCCTTTTTACTGTCTACCAATAACTATGGTATTTTATGGCACAATTACTCCATCACAAAAGCGGGCGACGTGCGGCCGTTATTGCCCCTAAATGCTTTTAAGCTGCAGTCAAAAGAAGGTGAACCGGGGTGGCTCACAGCAACCTATGTAAACCGGAACAAAGGCGAAGAGGTTTATCTATCCCGGCCGGAATCGATCATTGACTATGGCTACCTAACAGATCAGCACAAGTTTCCAAAGGGCGTAAATCTGGCCGAAAGCAAAGTCATCTATGCCGGAAGTTTCTCTTCGCCCTACACAGGCAAACATGTGCTGCATTTTAAATATTCGGGTTATATGAAAGTCTGGATTGATGGGGAGCAGGTCGCTGACCGCTGGCGTCAATCCTGGAATGCAGGTACCTTTGAGATTGAGAGAGACCTCCAGAAAGATAAGATCCACCAGATCCGCATGGAATGGATACCAGATGGAGGGGAATCTTATTTTACATTAAACTGGCAGAGCCCTATCCCAGAAGCGCGTAAAAATGTATTTTCCTTTAATTCGGAAGCTGGCGATGCCATTGATTATTACTTTGTTCAGGGGGCATCAATGGATGAGGTCATTGCAGGTTATCGCCACTTGTCCGGCAAGGCACCGATTATGCCGCTTTGGAGCTTCGGATTTTGGCAGAGCAGAGAACGCTACAAGACGCAAGCGGAAATTGAAGCGGTCGCAGCTGAATTTCGCAAACGTAAGATTCCAATCGACAATATTGTGCAGGATTGGTCTTACTGGGCTGAAAATGACTGGGGGAGCCAGAAATTTGATGTAAAGCGTTTCCCAGATCCTCAGGCCATGGTGAAGAAGCTGCATGATCAGCACTTTAAGATCATGATTTCGGCCTGGCCCAAAATCAATGAAGAGTCTTCCGTCTACCAAGAATTTAAAGCCAACAAATGGATCTATCCACGAAATATTTATGATGGCAGAAAAGACTGGATCGGAAAGGGCTATACCTCGACATTTTATGATCCTTTCAACAAAGCGGCACGCGACGGGTTCTGGAAATTGTTGGACAACAACCTGTTCAAAATTGGGATCGATGCCTGGTGGATGGATGCCAGCGAACCAGATATTCACTCCAATATTGATCTGGATGAGCGTAAATCGGTTTTTCAGCCGAGTATAGGGTCATCTGTTCGCTATTATAATGCGTTCCCTTTGCAAAATGCCAAGGGTATCTATGAGGGCCAGCGTGAAACAGACCCTAACAAACGGGTATTTATTCTGACGCGATCTTTTTTTGCAGGGCAGCAGCGCTATGCGGCGGCGGCCTGGAGCGGCGATATTGCTTCGAGATGGCATGACATGAAAGATCAGATTGCGGGGGGTATCAATTTCTCGATGTCCGGGACACCTTATTGGACCATGGATGCGGGTGGCTTTTTGGTTGAAAATAGGTTTCACAAACCGAATGCGGCGGACTTGGAGGAGTGGCGCGAGCTAAATAGCCGCTGGTACCAATACGGGGCATTCTTGCCTTTGTTCAGGGCGCATGGACAATATCCCTACCGCGAGCCGTATAATATCGCTCCTGTGGATCATCCGGCCTATAAAAGCATGACCTATGCGATCAATCTACGGTATAAATTACTGGCCTATAATTATAGTCTTGCCGCGAAGACCTTTTTTGAAGACTATTCGATGATACGTGGACTTGCCATGGATTTCCCGCAGGACAAAGATGGATTCCAGAGCAACGACCAATACCTTTGGGGACCATCCTTGCTCATCAGTCCAGTTACTGAAAAAGGAGCGACCTCACGCAAGATACACTTTCCAAAAGGAGCCAGCTGGTATGATTTATACAGTGGCAAGATGGTAGCAGGCGGGCAGGATCTGGTTGTGGCAGCACCATACGAACGTATCCCTGTTTATGTCAGAGCCGGAGCAATAGTACCCATTGGGCCTGTCATGCAGTATACGGCCGAGAAAAAGTCGGATGTGCTGGATCTTTATATCTATGCCGGAGCAAACGGTCAGTTTTCACTCTATGAAGACGAAGGGAGCAATTATAATTATGAAAAAGGGAAATATAGCCGCATTGATTTCAGCTATGACAATTCTGCACAAATACTGTCTTTGGCCAGCCGTCAGGGAGATTTCGACGGCATGCTGACCAAAAGAAAGTTCAATATCATTTTTGTCAGCGACAGCAACGCCGTCGGACTGGATGTTTCATCAGCAAAATCAACAGTGGTAACCTATACAGGCAAAGCCTTGCAGGTCAAATTAAAATAA
- a CDS encoding two-component regulator propeller domain-containing protein, with translation MQQLKSFLYAYLQLFLFLFLGQSSVWSQVNTYAFKTLTSDQGLVHNHVNCALRDKYNYLWFGTESGLSRFDGAQFTNFRYSANKRTGLSGNSISAIFAGPEGNVWIRTSNRMNVYDQRSGIIIQQLDSILTRLKLPVKDVHTIRQLEGQTFALLYSDRSLILYDSLKKTYRTVPPLTKNNRIADVIAGQGHTIWVVFENGLLGHIDTKSLQSTKTSLLPISNKLVNYNLFADQDGAIWIFSKDIPIGVYWFDPKDGSIQHLQKELSNPFVGNIVQDDKGHLWLGTDHGGINVYDKKTKSVQIIGNDKYDLRSLPYNSITALYRDKSGIIWTGTYKGGISYYHPNLLLFSLVKNYPGLPKSLPFDDVNKFVQDRKGNLWIGTNGGGLLYYDISQKTFTQYLHDPQDPNSLSSNVIVSLLLDAEDRLWIGTYRGGMCQFDGKSFKVFHRDSAPGKLNDDSVWEIYEDSQHRLWIGTLSTGLYLFDKKTAQFSKTYTRQGQTINSNYISVLFEDSKKRLWIGTATGLALLAPDEKITYINTSSSPMKLMNDLIYDIKEDKAGRIWVATQEGLHVIDGAKISYLTQQDGLSDDAILALLVDDQGDVWASTNKGLSAIVGTGQAEKFIIRNFTQELGLQGNVFNENAALKMRDGRLVFGGPKGFNFIDPAKINRESELILPLLSNLYLFNKRVAVGEEFSGRVIYDQALNNLKELRLPYSLNAISLEFSTFDYLQQHNGLYQYQLAGLSDEWFDFEPGTMRASFTNLDTRSYSLYIRHAIDSSSWSDGVLLLTIDIQPPFWRSTMAFLFYACLILVVLWAYFYLTKLRVRTRNQLYLAQEQAAQAKELDALKTRFFTNISHEFRTPISLILTPAQQLLDEEQHPEKKADLNLIKKNADRLLKLVNQLLDFRKLEKSELELNEEYGDLMGFIREQLDAFAVMAQSNQISLQVNIAPDTYLSWFDKNKLESIIFNLMSNAVKFSPVSGIVTFNAEITEQETEKILCIEVQNQGIAIPENLQARVFERYIQLDVPNGKLNQGTGIGLSIVKDYVEFLSGTIRLSSNARWTTFNVQLPINKAVASADPVESSKQDKPAILLVEDDIDFLHYLERTLSSVYLIYAAQSINDAKLILSKQQVDLVITDLSLPGESGLDFCRFIKAQAKLVHIPVLIVTAVVNQKIELEALQAGATDYINKPFNISLLRSKLAQILHQQQTLVKRYKKQINVNLAQPDIVSADEQFIRVLVKEIEQDLSDSSLSVELLAKRMNLTRVGLYKKVLAITGYSPMEYIRHIRLKRAMHLVQNSKLSMAEIAYEVGFGNPKQFSKYFKSAFGNLPSFYRKSL, from the coding sequence ATGCAGCAGCTTAAGTCTTTTTTATACGCGTATCTCCAACTCTTTCTTTTCCTTTTCTTAGGGCAATCTTCAGTTTGGAGCCAGGTCAATACGTATGCGTTTAAAACCTTAACTTCTGATCAGGGCCTGGTCCATAATCATGTCAATTGCGCACTCCGGGATAAGTACAACTACCTCTGGTTTGGTACCGAATCTGGCCTGAGCCGATTTGATGGGGCGCAATTCACAAATTTTCGCTATTCTGCCAATAAACGAACCGGGCTGAGTGGAAATTCGATTTCCGCAATCTTTGCGGGACCAGAAGGCAATGTATGGATTCGTACCAGCAACCGGATGAATGTGTATGATCAGCGCTCAGGTATTATCATCCAGCAGCTTGATTCCATACTGACCCGCTTAAAGTTGCCCGTCAAAGACGTACATACGATAAGACAGCTGGAAGGGCAGACCTTTGCACTATTGTATAGCGATCGTTCGCTGATCTTGTACGATAGCCTAAAGAAAACCTATCGTACTGTACCGCCGTTGACCAAGAACAACCGAATCGCCGATGTGATAGCTGGGCAAGGCCACACGATCTGGGTAGTCTTCGAAAATGGCCTGCTGGGCCATATTGATACGAAATCACTTCAAAGTACCAAAACCAGCTTATTGCCGATCAGCAATAAGCTGGTAAATTATAATCTATTTGCCGATCAGGATGGGGCGATATGGATCTTCTCAAAGGATATTCCAATCGGTGTATACTGGTTTGACCCGAAAGATGGATCAATTCAACATCTCCAAAAAGAACTATCCAATCCTTTTGTAGGCAATATCGTGCAAGATGATAAAGGGCATCTCTGGCTAGGAACTGATCATGGTGGGATCAATGTTTATGATAAAAAAACAAAAAGTGTACAAATCATCGGTAACGATAAATATGATTTACGAAGCCTACCTTACAATAGCATAACGGCTTTATATCGAGATAAGTCAGGTATTATCTGGACGGGAACATACAAAGGCGGCATCAGTTATTATCATCCCAACTTGTTATTATTCTCCTTAGTCAAAAACTATCCTGGACTTCCCAAATCACTTCCCTTTGACGACGTCAATAAGTTTGTACAGGATCGAAAGGGTAATCTCTGGATTGGGACAAATGGTGGGGGATTGCTCTATTATGATATCAGTCAGAAAACCTTTACGCAATACCTGCATGATCCTCAGGATCCCAATAGTTTGAGCAGCAACGTGATTGTTTCCTTATTGCTGGATGCGGAAGACAGGCTGTGGATAGGAACTTATCGAGGTGGTATGTGTCAATTTGACGGCAAAAGTTTTAAGGTTTTCCACCGTGACTCGGCCCCCGGGAAATTGAACGACGATAGTGTATGGGAGATCTATGAAGATAGTCAACATCGGCTTTGGATAGGAACGCTAAGTACCGGCCTGTACCTGTTTGATAAAAAAACAGCACAGTTTTCGAAAACATATACACGGCAGGGCCAAACCATCAACAGCAATTATATCTCTGTTTTATTTGAGGATTCAAAAAAACGTCTCTGGATCGGCACAGCTACAGGATTGGCATTGTTGGCCCCCGACGAGAAGATTACCTATATCAATACATCCAGTTCGCCTATGAAACTCATGAATGATCTAATTTATGATATCAAAGAGGACAAAGCCGGTCGTATTTGGGTAGCGACACAAGAGGGACTGCATGTAATCGATGGTGCCAAAATAAGCTATCTTACACAGCAAGATGGGCTTAGCGACGATGCAATCCTGGCACTCTTGGTCGATGATCAAGGTGATGTTTGGGCTTCCACAAACAAAGGCCTGTCGGCGATTGTCGGTACAGGGCAGGCAGAGAAGTTTATCATCCGCAATTTTACGCAGGAATTGGGCCTTCAGGGGAATGTATTCAATGAAAACGCTGCTTTAAAAATGCGGGACGGAAGACTTGTTTTTGGTGGGCCAAAGGGGTTCAATTTTATTGATCCTGCGAAAATTAACCGCGAAAGTGAACTGATCTTGCCGCTTTTGTCGAATCTCTATTTATTCAATAAGCGGGTAGCCGTAGGTGAAGAATTTTCGGGCCGGGTCATTTACGATCAAGCCCTGAATAATCTTAAGGAACTGAGGCTTCCGTACAGCCTCAATGCCATTTCGCTGGAGTTCTCGACCTTTGACTACCTACAGCAACATAATGGACTCTACCAATATCAGCTTGCTGGTCTAAGTGATGAATGGTTTGATTTTGAACCGGGAACCATGCGGGCCAGTTTTACCAATCTGGACACCCGCAGCTACAGCTTGTATATTCGGCATGCTATCGATTCAAGTAGCTGGTCAGATGGTGTACTACTTTTGACAATCGATATACAGCCACCGTTTTGGCGTTCAACAATGGCTTTTCTTTTTTACGCCTGTTTGATACTAGTCGTCCTATGGGCTTATTTTTATTTGACAAAACTGCGTGTCAGGACGCGTAATCAACTTTACCTCGCTCAGGAACAGGCTGCACAGGCAAAGGAACTGGATGCGTTGAAAACACGTTTCTTTACCAATATAAGCCATGAATTCAGGACTCCGATCAGCTTGATTCTAACTCCAGCACAGCAGCTGCTGGATGAAGAGCAGCATCCAGAAAAAAAAGCCGACCTAAACTTAATCAAGAAGAATGCAGACCGTCTGCTTAAATTGGTCAACCAGCTGCTAGACTTTAGAAAATTGGAGAAAAGTGAACTTGAACTGAACGAAGAATATGGGGATCTGATGGGATTTATCCGCGAACAGCTCGATGCCTTTGCAGTAATGGCTCAAAGCAATCAGATCTCGCTGCAGGTCAATATCGCTCCAGACACATATCTGTCCTGGTTTGACAAAAACAAATTGGAAAGCATTATTTTCAATCTGATGTCAAATGCGGTCAAATTTAGCCCAGTATCCGGTATTGTGACATTCAATGCCGAAATCACTGAACAAGAAACAGAAAAGATACTGTGTATTGAAGTTCAAAATCAGGGTATAGCGATTCCCGAAAATTTACAAGCCCGCGTTTTTGAACGTTACATACAACTGGATGTGCCAAATGGAAAACTGAATCAGGGTACAGGCATCGGGCTTTCTATTGTCAAAGACTATGTCGAATTCTTGAGTGGAACTATCAGGCTGAGTAGTAATGCGCGCTGGACGACATTTAATGTTCAGTTGCCCATAAATAAGGCCGTAGCGAGCGCCGATCCCGTCGAAAGCAGTAAGCAGGATAAACCCGCTATTTTATTGGTGGAAGATGATATTGACTTCCTTCATTACTTGGAGCGAACCCTGAGTTCGGTCTACCTAATTTACGCTGCACAAAGTATTAATGATGCAAAATTGATCCTAAGCAAGCAGCAGGTCGATCTTGTCATCACCGATCTCAGCCTGCCTGGAGAGAGCGGACTGGATTTTTGCCGCTTTATAAAAGCCCAGGCTAAGCTGGTCCATATCCCTGTGCTGATTGTAACTGCGGTAGTCAATCAGAAGATCGAACTGGAGGCCTTACAGGCCGGTGCAACAGATTATATCAACAAACCTTTTAATATCAGTCTGCTGCGTTCAAAATTGGCGCAGATACTCCATCAGCAGCAGACGTTAGTAAAACGGTATAAAAAACAGATCAACGTTAATCTAGCGCAGCCTGATATCGTATCTGCTGATGAACAGTTTATCCGTGTGCTTGTAAAGGAAATTGAACAGGATCTCAGTGACTCTTCGCTTTCTGTCGAACTGCTAGCCAAAAGAATGAACCTCACCCGCGTAGGGCTTTATAAAAAGGTGCTTGCCATCACAGGCTATTCACCGATGGAATACATCCGACATATTCGGCTCAAACGTGCCATGCATCTGGTTCAGAACTCGAAATTATCGATGGCTGAAATTGCTTATGAAGTAGGATTCGGAAATCCGAAACAATTCAGCAAATATTTTAAATCTGCATTTGGTAACCTGCCGTCTTTTTATCGAAAAAGCTTATAA
- a CDS encoding YdeI/OmpD-associated family protein: MIKQNSAERATIYLNTKEEWRFWLENNHHIAQSIWVICNTKKSNLPVVNWTELVDEALCFGWIDSTRRPIDAYSFMQLFSRRKPNSTWSKINKEKVKKLIDANLMTPAGHEVIKIAQENGSWSILDSVEELIIPQDLDEAFQYYAGSKDYFLGLSKSVKKMMLQWIVLAKRPDTRKKRIDEIVARAAEKDRPKQFQ; this comes from the coding sequence ATGATCAAACAGAATTCGGCGGAGAGAGCCACTATTTACCTGAATACAAAAGAAGAATGGCGATTTTGGCTCGAAAACAATCATCATATAGCACAATCAATTTGGGTGATCTGTAATACTAAAAAATCAAATTTACCGGTGGTCAACTGGACTGAACTTGTGGATGAAGCATTGTGTTTTGGTTGGATTGATAGCACACGGAGGCCGATTGATGCCTATTCATTCATGCAGTTATTTAGCCGAAGAAAACCCAATAGTACCTGGTCTAAAATTAACAAAGAAAAAGTTAAAAAACTAATCGATGCGAATCTGATGACTCCAGCGGGGCATGAGGTTATAAAAATAGCACAAGAAAATGGTTCCTGGTCAATTTTGGACAGTGTGGAAGAATTAATTATTCCCCAGGATTTGGATGAAGCATTTCAATATTATGCTGGTTCAAAAGATTATTTTCTTGGATTGAGTAAATCCGTCAAAAAAATGATGTTGCAATGGATTGTTCTTGCCAAAAGACCAGATACCCGCAAAAAACGCATTGATGAGATCGTGGCAAGGGCGGCTGAAAAAGACAGGCCTAAGCAATTTCAGTAA
- a CDS encoding metallophosphoesterase has product MKQIGLKIKREWKFLSIFVICSLPSLFSMAQSNTPVLRIGIMADMQYADKADHGSRFYHNSLMKVDTAVDFFNRNKVDFSLILGDLVDEGPKDLPILLAHISPLKKSTYCLLGNHDYVNVSKPDLLHTTFGMPAKYYAFTKGKWRFVFLNTNALSEYATTPNSADQHEWKTLVDSLQTSGRKNTQPWNGGVDRKQLEWLQNELAQARKNKAHVIVLTHHPLLPENGYETLNNREVLDILYQFPEVKLVLSGHHHKGNYVMANNIPFVTMEGMIETATSNAYGLLELYPKEIKIKGQGRLSSRVFKLSSK; this is encoded by the coding sequence ATGAAACAGATTGGCTTAAAAATCAAACGGGAATGGAAGTTTCTTTCCATATTCGTCATCTGCTCTTTACCCAGCTTATTCAGCATGGCACAATCCAACACACCGGTCCTCCGTATCGGTATCATGGCCGATATGCAATACGCAGACAAAGCAGACCACGGTAGCCGTTTCTACCACAATTCATTAATGAAGGTCGATACCGCTGTAGACTTCTTCAATCGCAATAAGGTCGATTTTTCCTTGATTCTTGGCGATCTTGTCGACGAAGGTCCAAAAGATCTTCCAATACTGTTAGCACATATCTCCCCCTTAAAAAAATCGACTTATTGTCTACTTGGAAACCACGACTATGTCAACGTATCTAAACCAGATCTTTTGCACACTACTTTTGGGATGCCAGCTAAATACTACGCATTTACAAAAGGAAAATGGCGATTTGTTTTCTTAAATACGAATGCGCTCAGTGAATATGCCACAACGCCCAATTCAGCAGATCAACATGAATGGAAAACCCTGGTGGATAGCCTACAGACAAGCGGAAGGAAAAATACGCAACCCTGGAATGGCGGGGTTGACCGTAAACAACTCGAATGGTTACAAAACGAACTTGCCCAAGCGCGGAAAAACAAAGCGCATGTGATTGTATTGACACATCATCCTTTATTGCCAGAAAACGGCTATGAAACACTTAATAACCGGGAGGTTCTTGATATACTATACCAATTCCCCGAAGTTAAGCTGGTACTTTCCGGTCATCATCATAAAGGGAATTATGTAATGGCAAATAATATTCCTTTTGTAACCATGGAAGGTATGATCGAAACAGCTACCAGCAATGCCTATGGTCTTTTGGAACTCTATCCGAAAGAAATCAAAATCAAAGGCCAGGGTAGACTCAGTTCAAGAGTTTTTAAATTATCATCCAAATAG
- a CDS encoding RagB/SusD family nutrient uptake outer membrane protein — protein MKKIYYPLIALALCMSSCKNVLDIEDLNSLDEAKVWADPNLVNGYLANLYPLFGNWNSGADGNSEQLIGIAFPLDAVTVNNTSYKSWDYTTIRKINTAIQKVNESTSLKDDFKKTVIGQALFMRAFMYFNMVRIHGGVPYITVPQDLKNDDLNVPRNSTKECFELIVKDLDQAISQLPKTIGKGTADYGKIDGDFAAAFKAKVLLYKASPQFNPSNPYGNAYWQEANTANKLAYDQLKADGYSLTPDYSNIALVEKGPEVVFAVINAYPNKVANWDNGVRPGSESRGPAGSVPSWEFVKAFPMKDGKLYSDQAGKYHKTEDQFLQSYWENRDPRFDKSIVWNAKIYEVSGKTGKRQYTSVGIAPALDDFGINPKAKTPSSNLDRYSGFFILKNSKLSLKQTEVETQYDVDFVLMRYAEVLLNYAETANETGDFATALDLVTQIRKRAGIEPGTDNKYGITATTKEQMREAILAERNIEFCFEGHRFWDLRRLRKLNILNNTTKHGVEAIAINSNGTEMSFDDANALAKTYTLKENQFKYSVLQVPSTGNKKNLVPDTYYFFPVAQSVIDKNPNIKQNKDWGGTFNPTME, from the coding sequence ATGAAAAAAATATATTATCCTTTAATTGCATTGGCCTTGTGCATGTCCTCCTGTAAAAATGTATTGGACATTGAGGACCTCAATTCGCTGGATGAAGCTAAGGTATGGGCTGATCCAAATCTAGTGAACGGCTATCTTGCCAATTTATATCCACTATTTGGTAACTGGAATTCTGGTGCGGACGGAAACTCGGAACAACTGATCGGCATCGCTTTTCCATTGGATGCGGTTACCGTCAACAATACTTCTTACAAATCGTGGGATTATACGACCATCCGGAAAATCAATACAGCCATACAGAAGGTCAATGAAAGTACCTCACTAAAAGACGATTTTAAAAAAACGGTGATTGGCCAGGCGTTGTTTATGCGTGCCTTTATGTATTTTAATATGGTCAGGATCCACGGCGGTGTTCCTTATATTACGGTACCGCAAGACCTAAAAAATGATGATCTTAATGTGCCCCGCAATTCGACAAAAGAATGTTTTGAGCTGATCGTTAAAGATCTGGATCAGGCCATTTCACAATTGCCAAAAACAATTGGAAAAGGAACGGCAGATTATGGGAAAATTGATGGTGATTTTGCAGCCGCTTTTAAAGCAAAGGTATTACTATATAAAGCTTCACCACAGTTTAACCCTTCCAATCCTTATGGAAATGCCTATTGGCAGGAGGCTAATACCGCAAATAAATTAGCTTATGATCAGCTTAAGGCGGATGGCTATAGTTTGACTCCAGATTATTCCAACATTGCGCTGGTTGAAAAAGGACCTGAGGTCGTTTTTGCTGTGATTAATGCCTATCCAAATAAAGTTGCCAATTGGGATAATGGCGTACGTCCGGGATCCGAAAGTAGGGGACCGGCAGGTTCCGTTCCATCCTGGGAATTTGTAAAAGCTTTTCCAATGAAAGATGGAAAGTTATATTCCGATCAAGCGGGTAAATACCATAAGACAGAAGATCAATTTTTACAATCCTATTGGGAAAACCGCGATCCGCGTTTTGACAAGTCTATTGTGTGGAATGCCAAAATCTATGAAGTTTCCGGCAAGACCGGCAAAAGACAATACACTTCTGTTGGTATTGCTCCGGCTTTAGATGACTTTGGCATTAACCCGAAGGCAAAAACTCCATCCTCCAATTTGGATCGATATAGTGGGTTTTTTATCTTAAAAAATTCCAAACTGTCATTAAAGCAAACCGAAGTGGAAACTCAGTATGATGTCGACTTTGTGTTGATGCGCTATGCCGAGGTCCTATTGAATTATGCTGAGACGGCAAATGAAACAGGTGATTTTGCGACAGCTTTAGACCTGGTTACGCAAATTAGGAAAAGAGCAGGAATCGAGCCGGGTACAGACAATAAATATGGCATAACGGCGACCACGAAGGAACAAATGCGTGAAGCTATTTTGGCAGAGCGCAATATTGAGTTCTGCTTTGAGGGGCATCGTTTTTGGGATTTAAGAAGGTTACGTAAGCTCAATATACTGAACAATACAACCAAACATGGAGTTGAAGCGATAGCAATAAACTCAAATGGAACGGAAATGAGTTTTGATGATGCCAATGCATTGGCCAAAACATATACGTTGAAAGAAAATCAGTTTAAATATAGCGTCTTGCAGGTGCCAAGCACAGGAAACAAAAAGAATTTGGTACCCGATACCTATTATTTCTTTCCCGTCGCGCAGTCGGTCATTGACAAGAACCCAAATATCAAGCAGAATAAAGATTGGGGCGGAACATTTAATCCAACCATGGAATAG